The nucleotide window GCGTCCGGGATCGACATCGACCTCGGCGAGATGTTCCAGGCCCTGCTCGAAGGGTTCTCTTCGATGGCCGAAGAAGAGAACACCTCGATCGACGTCCCGACGATCGACTTCGTGATCTCGGTCGGCGAAAGTTCGGCGTTGGGCACCTACTGGTTCGATCAGGAAGCCGGCCTCGTCCGTCAGGTCGAGCAAACCTACACGGTCCCGCTGACGATGAACATGGCGATCGACTCCTCGGAGGGGACGGGTTCGACCACCATGCAGATGAACGTCGAATCGACGGTGCGAGCGTCCCTCGCCGAGCCGGGCACGCCGAGCTGAGACTCCCCGGCCCGGCCGGCCGACTCCGAGCGCCCGCTACCATGGCCCCCGAACCGTATTTTCCACTACGCGCATAGGGCTAAGTAGGCTGAGGGTCATGTCCGACCAACCCCTCCTTCAGATCGAGAACCTGCACGCCGGCATCGACGGCACCGAGATCCTCAAGGGCGTCGACCTGACGGTCGAGCGCGGCGAGATCCATGCGCTCATGGGCCCGAACGGCTCGGGCAAGTCGACGCTCGCCAACGTGCTCATGGGCAACACGGTCTACACCGTGACCGAAGGTCGCATCCTCTTCAAGGGAGAGGACATCACCGATCTCAGCCCCGACAAGCGGGCGCTCCTCGGCATGTTTCTCGCCTTCCAGTACCCCGAGGAGATCCCCGGCGTCACGCTGGTGAACTTCCTGCGGACCGCCCTGTCGAACCGCAAGGGCATCGACTACACGATCCTGGAGATGCGCCTCGCGCTGACCGACGCGATGCGTGACCTGGGCATGGACGTCTCGTTCGCGGACCGATACCTCAACGAGGGTTTCTCCGGCGGGGAGCGAAAACGCAACGAGCTGCTCCAGATGACCCTGCTCGAACCGGAGCTGGCGATCATGGACGAGACCGACTCCGGGCTCGACATCGACGCCCTCAAGATCGTCGCCGAAGGGGCGAGCCGCCTGGCGACCCCCGAACGTGGCTTTCTGATCATCACCCACTATCAGCGCCTCCTCGACTACATCACTCCGCATTTCGTCCATATCTTCTCCGACGGTCGCGTGATCACCTCCGGCGGACCGGACCTGGCGAAACTGCTCGAGGAACGCGGCTATGAGGGCTTCGTCGCCGAGGCCGCGGTGTGAACGTGGACCTCTCGCACGTTCGCGACGACTTCCCGATCTTGTCGCGTCTGATTCACGGCAAGCCGCTCGTGTATCTCGACTCTGCGGCGTCGAGCCAGAAACCGATCCAGGTCCTCGATGCCATGGACGACGTGTACCGCAACCACTATGCCAACGTGCACCGTGGCGCCTACACGCTCTCCGAGGAGTCCACGGCCGCCTATGAAGCGGCCAGGGCGACCGCGGCACGCTTCATCCATGCCGGCTCCCCGAACGAGGTCGCCTTCGTACGTGGCGCCACGTCGGGTCTCAACGCCGTCGCGTACGGCTGGGGTCTGAACCATCTCGAGGCCGGCGACAAGATCCTGCTGACGCTGATGGAGCATCACGCCAACGTCGTGCCGTGGCAGCTCCTCACCCGCTACACGGGCGCCAAACTCGTCTACGCGCCGTTCACCGAGGACTACCGGCTCGACGTGGACGCGCTGGTCCGGCTCCTCGACGACGGCGTGAAGGTCGTCGCCCTCACCGCCATGTCGAACGTGCTCGGCACGATCCCGCCGGTCGCCGCGATCGCTGCGCTCGCCAGAGAGCGAGGCGCCCTCGTGGTGGTCGACGCCGCCCAGCTCGTCCCGCACTCCCCCGTCGACGTGGCGGCCCTCGACGCGGACTTCGTCGCGTTCTCGGGGCACAAGATGCTCGGGCCGACCGGCATCGGCGTCCTGTGGGGTCGCATGGATCGATTCGAGGAGATGGAACCGCTCGAGGGTGGCGGCGAGATGATCGAAGATGTGCAACTGGAATCCTCGACGTGGGCGCCGATCCCCCACCGTTTCGAGGCGGGGACCCCACCGTTCGTCGAAGCGGTCGGTCTTGCGGCGGCGATCGACTACCTGGAGGCGATCGGGATGGAGACGGTCGCCGCCCACGACAAGGAGCTGACCGCCTACGCGCTCGCCCGTCTCGGCGAAATCGACGGACTGAGGATCTACGGACCGCCGAACACCGACCAGCGGGGCGGGGTCGTCAGTTTCACGATGGAGGGCATCCACCCGCACGACATCGCGACGATCCTCGACGGGGACGGGATCGCCATCCGTGCCGGCCACCACTGCGCCCGCCCTCTGGCACGCTCGATCGGCGCGCCCTCCACGGCACGGGCCTCCTTCTACGTCTACAACCGGCCGAGCGACGTCGATGCCCTCGTCGACGGTCTGCACCATGCAAAGGAGATCTTCGGTGTCGCTTGAGGACCTCTACCGCCAGGTCATCCTCGACCACTATCGCAGCCCGCGTAACCGCGGGAGGATCGAGCACTGCGACGCGCACGGCGAAGGCCACAACCCGCTGTGCGGCGACGATATCTCCCTCGATCTCACCATCACCGACGACACGATCACCGGCGTCGCCATCACCGGCCAGGGCTGTTCGATCAGCCAGGCATCCGCGTCGATGATGTCCGAGGCGATCAACGGCAAGACGATCCCCGAGGTCGAAGCTCTGATCCGCCGGTTCAAGGCGATGATGGACATCGAGCAGGGCGACGCCGGCCTCGACCCCGACCGGCCCGGCGCGGCCCTCGGC belongs to Actinomycetota bacterium and includes:
- the sufC gene encoding Fe-S cluster assembly ATPase SufC, whose protein sequence is MSDQPLLQIENLHAGIDGTEILKGVDLTVERGEIHALMGPNGSGKSTLANVLMGNTVYTVTEGRILFKGEDITDLSPDKRALLGMFLAFQYPEEIPGVTLVNFLRTALSNRKGIDYTILEMRLALTDAMRDLGMDVSFADRYLNEGFSGGERKRNELLQMTLLEPELAIMDETDSGLDIDALKIVAEGASRLATPERGFLIITHYQRLLDYITPHFVHIFSDGRVITSGGPDLAKLLEERGYEGFVAEAAV
- a CDS encoding cysteine desulfurase — translated: MDLSHVRDDFPILSRLIHGKPLVYLDSAASSQKPIQVLDAMDDVYRNHYANVHRGAYTLSEESTAAYEAARATAARFIHAGSPNEVAFVRGATSGLNAVAYGWGLNHLEAGDKILLTLMEHHANVVPWQLLTRYTGAKLVYAPFTEDYRLDVDALVRLLDDGVKVVALTAMSNVLGTIPPVAAIAALARERGALVVVDAAQLVPHSPVDVAALDADFVAFSGHKMLGPTGIGVLWGRMDRFEEMEPLEGGGEMIEDVQLESSTWAPIPHRFEAGTPPFVEAVGLAAAIDYLEAIGMETVAAHDKELTAYALARLGEIDGLRIYGPPNTDQRGGVVSFTMEGIHPHDIATILDGDGIAIRAGHHCARPLARSIGAPSTARASFYVYNRPSDVDALVDGLHHAKEIFGVA
- a CDS encoding SUF system NifU family Fe-S cluster assembly protein → MSLEDLYRQVILDHYRSPRNRGRIEHCDAHGEGHNPLCGDDISLDLTITDDTITGVAITGQGCSISQASASMMSEAINGKTIPEVEALIRRFKAMMDIEQGDAGLDPDRPGAALGDLEALQGVRKFPVRIKCAGLAWTTLEQALADRKDPTLAEEAPEANNEPKETG